One genomic window of Papilio machaon chromosome 17, ilPapMach1.1, whole genome shotgun sequence includes the following:
- the LOC106708800 gene encoding insecticyanin-A, whose translation MIKLTLLVIFVASASAVSVIFEDGPCPQFKPMSDFDFNSYGGTWYEIAKFPNPSEEGDKAKCTLIEYFVKDFRGKMKFTHVVDGVRKYIEGDLTQVYPGYGKIMYTYTFGGKSKNTYLYVMDTDYKNYAVAFSCRYFKDNDKHQLLSWILSRNKVLEGNALAAVDKFLSANSKLINRSYYVQNEHTDEACKARTTEEITEFFKMYQTNPNLVD comes from the exons atgatAAAACTCACTTTACTCGTCATCTTCGTCGCCTCTGCTTCGGCAGTTTCCGTCATCTTTGAGGATGGACCTTGTCCACAATTCAAACCAATGTCAGACTTTGACTTCAACTCT taTGGCGGTACCTGGTATGAAATCGCTAAATTCCCTAACCCCTCTGAGGAAGGTGACAAGGCCAAATGTACTCTGATTGAGTACTTTGTCAAAGACTTTAGGGGAAAGATGAAGTTCACACACGTGGTCGATGGAGTAAGAAAGTACATTGAAGGAGATCTTACACAGGTTTACCCTGGATATGGAAAGATTATGTACACTTACACATTCGGAG gaaaatctaaaaacaccTACCTCTACGTTATGGACACAGACTACAAAAACTACGCAGTGGCCTTCAGCTGCAGATACTTCAAGGACAATGACAAACATCAAT TGCTCTCGTGGATCCTGTCCAGAAACAAGGTATTGGAAGGCAACGCGCTCGCCGCCGTCGACAAATTCCTTTCAGCTAACTCAAAGTTAATCAACAGATCGTACTATGTACAAAATGAGCATACAGATGAAGCCTGCAAAGCTAGGACTACTGAGGAGATAACTGAATTCTTTAAGATGTACCAGACTAACCCAAACTTAGTTgattag
- the LOC123721899 gene encoding ribonuclease H-like, producing the protein MGIILAAHAIAARKAKDENICILTDSMAVLQALNSYTVNSGLIHECHLILNDLGAVNNINLRWIKGHSGSRGNDAADELARKGSGSRAIGPEPIVPLPLGYLRSQVTSRSHDQHSALWDCISECRQTREVLPMFYMFTKIHKKNHFT; encoded by the coding sequence ATGGGTATAATCTTAGCAGCACACGCCATAGCTGCAAGGAAAGCAAAAGATGAAAACATCTGCATACTTACCGACAGCATGGCTGTGCTCCAGGCACTTAACAGCTACACAGTTAACTCAGGCCTTATACATGAGTGTCACCTAATTCTGAATGATTTAGGAGCAGTCAACAATATCAACCTTCGATGGATTAAAGGTCACAGCGGCTCCAGAGGCAACGACGCAGCGGACGAGCTGGCCCGCAAAGGTTCCGGTAGCCGAGCAATCGGCCCTGAACCCATCGTCCCCCTGCCTTTAGGATATTTAAGGTCGCAGGTAACAAGCAGAAGCCACGACCAGCACAGCGCGCTTTGGGATTGCATTAGTGAATGCAGGCAGACCAGAGAAGTTCTGCCGATGTTCTACATGTTTACAAAAATccataaaaaaaaccattttacGTAG
- the LOC106708791 gene encoding bilin-binding protein: MFRYIAIAVLFAAATSEVIFEGPCPDVKTVENFEFEAYGGTWYEMARYPNAGEEDTKGKCTIAEYTVNGEKGKVKNSHVIDAVQHDIYGDLTHVAPGKIMITYTFGGVSKNSYLYVLDTDYKSYSIGYSCKYFKDGNKHQVLAWIKSRSKKLDCEAKYKIDNFLRTSKVLDSARFVLNEHSEAACTAPTIKTITEFLK, translated from the exons atgttCCGCTACATTGCTATAGCAGTGTTGTTCGCTGCGGCGACTTCAGAAGTCATATTCGAGGGACCATGTCCCGATGTCAAGACGGTTGAGAATTTCGAATTCGAAGCT taCGGAGGAACATGGTACGAAATGGCAAGGTACCCTAACGCAGGGGAAGAGGACACTAAGGGCAAATGTACAATCGCTGAATACACTGTAAATGGCGAAAAAGGCAAGGTTAAGAACTCGCATGTCATCGATGCGGTCCAACACGATATCTACGGTGATCTGACACACGTCGCTCCTGGCAAGATCATGATTACTTACACATTTGGAG GAGTATCCAAAAACTCTTACCTGTACGTATTAGATACGGACTACAAGAGCTACTCTATCGGATACAGCTGCAAATACTTCAAGGATGGCAACAAACATCAAG tCTTGGCATGGATCAAGTCTAGAAGCAAGAAACTTGATTGTGAAGCCAAATACAAGATCGACAACTTTTTGAGGACCTCCAAAGTATTGGATTCTGCCAGATTCGTTCTGAACGAGCACTCGGAAGCCGCTTGTACCGCACCCACCATCAAAACTATCACCGAATTCCTTAAGTGA